The proteins below come from a single Burkholderia sp. FERM BP-3421 genomic window:
- the kdpE gene encoding two-component system response regulator KdpE produces the protein MSEPTLTVVLIEDEKQIRRFVRAALEEEGIAVFDAETGKQGLIEAATRKPDLAIVDLGLPDTDGLDVIRELRGWSDLPVIVLSARTHEEEKVAALDAGADDYLTKPFGVSELLARIRAHLRRRNQGGANESPKVSFGAVTVDLALRQVWRAGETVHLTPLEYRLLATLVRHAGRVLTHRQLLRDVWGPSHVESHHYLRIYMAHLRQKLENDPAQPEHIVTETGVGYRLVGAL, from the coding sequence ATGAGTGAACCCACGCTGACCGTCGTCCTGATCGAAGACGAAAAACAGATCCGCCGCTTCGTGCGCGCCGCGCTCGAGGAAGAGGGCATCGCCGTGTTCGATGCCGAGACCGGCAAGCAAGGCCTGATCGAGGCGGCGACCCGCAAGCCGGATCTCGCGATCGTCGATCTCGGGCTGCCCGACACCGATGGCCTCGACGTGATTCGCGAACTGCGCGGCTGGTCGGACCTGCCGGTGATCGTGCTGTCCGCGCGCACCCACGAAGAGGAGAAAGTCGCCGCGCTCGACGCGGGCGCCGACGATTATCTGACCAAGCCGTTCGGCGTGTCGGAGCTGCTCGCGCGGATCCGGGCGCACCTGCGGCGACGCAACCAGGGCGGCGCGAACGAGTCGCCGAAGGTGAGCTTCGGCGCGGTGACCGTGGATCTCGCGCTGCGCCAGGTGTGGCGCGCCGGCGAGACGGTCCACCTGACGCCGCTCGAATACCGGCTGCTCGCGACGCTCGTGCGGCATGCGGGGCGGGTGCTCACGCACCGGCAGCTGCTGCGCGACGTGTGGGGGCCGTCGCACGTCGAGAGCCATCACTACCTGCGGATCTACATGGCGCATCTGCGCCAGAAGCTCGAGAACGATCCGGCGCAGCCCGAGCACATCGTCACCGAGACGGGCGTCGGCTACCGGCTGGTCGGGGCGCTGTGA
- a CDS encoding sensor histidine kinase: MNRPDPDQLLDKLQRDAERQQRGTLKIFFGASAGVGKTYAMLQAARARLGEGVDVLVGIVETHGRGETAALLAGLEVLPLVQIDYRGRTLGEFDLDAALARKPQLILVDELAHSNVPGARHLKRWQDVYELLDAGIDVYTTVNVQHLESLNDVVGAITGIRVWETVPDRVFDAADEVTLVDLPAEELLARMRDGKVYMAQQAERAVRNFFRKGNLIALRELALRRTADRVDAQMREYRADRSIQRIWQARERLLVCVGPGPEAPTLVRAAARLAASLKADWIAVYVETPRLQRLPDAKRQRTLDALRLASELGAETATLAGADAVAMLVSYAQVRNVSKVVAGGSPKTGFARRIVRPFGERLAERAGDLDLMLIRASAVDDPRAAAADAHPGGWRDAFASLAGHRSPPRHYGYAAAICAAITVVASLLHERLDLTNLVMLYLLGVVFAAVRLGRGPGVLLSFLAVAAFDFFFVPPRMSFTVSDTQYVLTFLGMLLTSLVISHLTSSLTREAAVAQRRERRTGAMYAMARELAAALTTEQIVGIGSRHVAEVFRARVAMLLPDSADQVQQKIEEPDEMVTLTGASLDIDVGQWVYDQQKPAGRGTDTLPAAAALYLPLKAPMRTRGVLAVVTREAGELGVPEQERMLDAFAAQIALALERVHYVDIARDALVSMESERLRNSLLSAISHDLRTPLTAIVGLSSMLANARAAVRDSGAAVGREDELVESIHDEALRMTGIVTNLLDMARLQAGSLQLKRQWSLLEETIGAALAACKRVLARHPAQVRLPADLPLLQMDAVLMERLFANLFENAAKYTPLDSPLEIGAERLTEDGQPFVRVHVDDRGPGLPAGMETRIFEKFTRGEKESATPGIGLGLAICRAIVDAHGGRIGALNRIAPDGRVVGARFWFTLPVDTPPPEPDAADDDPDSAPARRLDPPASAHHADPHDHE; encoded by the coding sequence ATGAACCGCCCCGATCCCGACCAACTTCTCGACAAGCTGCAGCGCGACGCGGAACGACAACAGCGCGGTACGCTGAAGATCTTCTTCGGCGCGTCCGCGGGCGTCGGCAAGACCTACGCGATGCTGCAGGCCGCGCGCGCGCGGCTCGGCGAGGGCGTTGACGTGCTGGTCGGCATCGTCGAGACCCACGGCCGCGGCGAGACCGCCGCGCTGCTCGCCGGGCTCGAGGTGCTGCCGCTCGTCCAGATCGACTATCGTGGCCGCACGCTCGGCGAGTTCGACCTCGACGCCGCGCTCGCGCGCAAGCCGCAGCTGATCCTCGTCGACGAACTCGCGCATTCGAACGTGCCGGGCGCCCGTCACCTCAAGCGCTGGCAGGATGTCTACGAACTGCTCGACGCGGGCATCGACGTCTACACGACGGTCAATGTTCAGCATCTGGAGAGCCTCAACGACGTGGTCGGCGCGATCACCGGGATCCGCGTCTGGGAAACGGTTCCGGACCGGGTGTTCGACGCGGCCGACGAGGTGACGCTGGTCGACCTGCCCGCCGAGGAGCTGCTCGCGCGGATGCGCGACGGCAAGGTCTACATGGCGCAGCAGGCCGAGCGGGCGGTGCGCAACTTCTTCCGCAAGGGCAACCTGATCGCGCTGCGCGAGCTGGCGCTGCGGCGCACCGCCGACCGGGTCGACGCGCAGATGCGCGAATACCGCGCGGACCGCTCGATCCAGCGCATCTGGCAGGCGCGCGAGCGGCTCCTCGTGTGCGTCGGCCCCGGTCCCGAGGCGCCGACCCTGGTGCGCGCGGCCGCGCGGCTCGCGGCGAGCCTGAAGGCGGACTGGATCGCGGTGTACGTCGAGACGCCGCGCCTGCAGCGGCTGCCCGACGCGAAGCGGCAGCGCACCCTCGATGCGCTGCGGCTCGCGAGCGAGCTGGGCGCCGAGACGGCGACGCTCGCGGGCGCCGACGCGGTGGCGATGCTGGTCAGCTACGCGCAGGTCCGCAACGTCTCGAAGGTGGTGGCGGGCGGCTCGCCGAAGACCGGCTTCGCGCGCCGGATCGTGCGGCCGTTCGGCGAACGGCTCGCGGAGCGCGCGGGCGATCTCGATCTGATGCTGATCCGCGCGTCGGCGGTCGACGATCCGCGCGCGGCCGCCGCCGACGCGCATCCGGGCGGCTGGCGCGACGCGTTCGCGAGCCTCGCCGGCCACCGCTCGCCGCCGCGCCACTATGGCTACGCGGCCGCGATCTGTGCGGCGATCACGGTCGTCGCGAGCCTGCTGCACGAGCGCCTCGACCTGACCAACCTGGTGATGCTGTACCTGCTCGGCGTCGTGTTCGCGGCGGTGCGGCTCGGGCGCGGGCCGGGCGTGCTGCTGTCGTTCCTGGCGGTGGCCGCGTTCGATTTCTTCTTCGTGCCGCCGCGCATGTCGTTCACGGTGTCGGACACCCAGTACGTGCTGACCTTCCTCGGCATGCTGCTGACCTCGCTCGTGATCAGCCACCTGACGTCGAGCCTGACCCGCGAGGCGGCCGTCGCGCAGCGCCGCGAGCGGCGCACGGGCGCGATGTACGCGATGGCGCGCGAGCTGGCGGCCGCGCTGACCACCGAGCAGATCGTCGGAATCGGCAGCCGTCACGTGGCGGAAGTGTTCCGCGCGCGCGTCGCGATGCTGCTGCCGGACAGCGCGGACCAGGTTCAGCAGAAGATCGAGGAGCCCGACGAGATGGTGACGTTGACGGGCGCGTCGCTCGACATCGACGTCGGCCAGTGGGTGTACGACCAGCAGAAGCCGGCGGGGCGCGGCACCGACACGCTGCCCGCGGCGGCCGCGCTGTACCTGCCGCTGAAGGCGCCGATGCGCACCCGCGGCGTGCTCGCGGTGGTGACCCGGGAGGCGGGCGAGCTGGGGGTGCCGGAGCAGGAGCGCATGCTCGATGCGTTCGCCGCGCAGATCGCGCTCGCGCTCGAACGCGTGCACTACGTCGACATCGCGCGCGACGCGCTCGTCAGCATGGAGTCGGAACGGCTGCGCAACTCGCTGCTGTCGGCGATCTCGCATGATCTGCGCACGCCGCTCACGGCGATCGTGGGCCTGTCGTCGATGCTCGCGAACGCGCGCGCGGCCGTGCGCGACAGCGGCGCGGCCGTGGGGCGCGAGGACGAACTGGTCGAGTCGATCCACGACGAGGCGCTGCGCATGACGGGCATCGTCACCAACCTGCTCGACATGGCGCGGCTCCAGGCCGGCAGCCTGCAGCTCAAGCGCCAGTGGTCGCTGCTCGAGGAGACGATCGGCGCGGCGCTGGCCGCGTGCAAGCGCGTGCTCGCGCGCCATCCCGCGCAGGTGCGGCTGCCGGCCGACCTGCCGCTCCTGCAGATGGACGCGGTGCTGATGGAGCGCCTGTTCGCGAATCTGTTCGAGAATGCGGCGAAATACACGCCGCTCGATTCGCCGCTCGAGATCGGCGCCGAACGCCTCACCGAGGACGGCCAGCCGTTCGTGCGCGTGCATGTCGACGATCGCGGGCCGGGCTTGCCGGCGGGCATGGAAACGCGCATCTTCGAGAAGTTCACGCGCGGCGAGAAGGAGTCGGCGACGCCCGGCATCGGGCTCGGGCTCGCGATCTGCCGCGCCATCGTCGACGCGCACGGCGGCCGGATCGGCGCGCTCAACCGCATCGCGCCGGACGGCCGGGTCGTCGGCGCGCGCTTCTGGTTCACCTTGCCCGTCGACACGCCGCCGCCCGAGCCGGACGCGGCGGACGACGACCCCGATTCCGCCCCGGCGCGCCGGCTCGACCCGCCCGCCTCGGCCCACCACGCAGACCCGCATGACCATGAGTGA
- the kdpC gene encoding potassium-transporting ATPase subunit KdpC yields the protein MKSLFRPLIVVFVVLVAITGLAYPAVMTVFGQAVFPAQANGSLIEQNGKVVGSALIGQQFDAPRYFWGRLSATTPMPYNATGSGGSNLGPLNPSLSDQVKGRLDALKAAGTDLSKPVPVDLVTASGSGLDPEISPAAADYQVERVAHARKLPADAVRQLVAANTSGRQFGVLGEARVNVLKLNLALDAAQAAH from the coding sequence ATGAAATCGCTTTTTCGTCCGCTCATCGTCGTGTTCGTCGTGCTGGTCGCCATCACGGGCCTCGCCTATCCGGCCGTGATGACCGTGTTCGGGCAGGCCGTGTTTCCCGCGCAGGCGAACGGCAGCCTGATCGAACAGAACGGCAAGGTGGTCGGCTCCGCGCTGATCGGCCAGCAGTTCGATGCGCCGCGGTACTTCTGGGGCCGCCTGTCGGCGACCACGCCGATGCCGTACAACGCGACCGGTTCCGGCGGCTCGAACCTCGGGCCGCTGAATCCGTCGCTGTCCGATCAGGTCAAGGGCCGGCTCGACGCGCTGAAGGCGGCTGGCACCGACCTCTCGAAACCGGTTCCGGTCGACCTCGTGACCGCCTCCGGCAGCGGCCTCGATCCGGAAATCAGCCCGGCCGCGGCCGACTACCAGGTCGAGCGGGTGGCCCACGCGCGCAAGCTGCCGGCCGACGCCGTGCGGCAGCTCGTCGCGGCGAACACCAGCGGCCGCCAGTTCGGCGTGCTCGGCGAGGCGCGCGTGAACGTGCTGAAGCTGAACCTCGCGCTGGACGCCGCGCAGGCCGCGCACTGA
- the kdpB gene encoding potassium-transporting ATPase subunit KdpB, whose amino-acid sequence MNQHSATRSMFDPALVRPAIVDSFKKLTPRTQFRNPVMFCVYAGSILTTILWIAALAGQAEAPAGFILAVALWLWFTVLFANFAEALAEGRSKAQAASLRSAKKDVMAKKLNEPHPKSPIRITTASDLRKGDVVLVEAGDTIPADGEVIEGVASVDESAITGESAPVIRESGGDFSSVTGGTRVLSDWIVVKVTANPGEAFLDRMIAMVEGAKRQKTPNEIALTILLVALTIVMLLATATLLPFSMFSVEAMKAGHVVTITALVALLVCLIPTTIGGLLSAIGVAGMSRMMQANVIATSGRAVEAAGDVDVLLLDKTGTITLGNRQASLFVPAPGVTEEALADAAQLSSLADETPEGRSIVVLAKERFNIRQRDMGALHATFLGFSAQTRMSGVDLPGREIRKGAADAIKRYVESHGGRFPDEVRRAVDDVARRGSTPLVVADLQTGDAGHGARVLGVIELKDIVKGGIKERFAELRKMGIKTVMVTGDNRLTAAAIAAEAGVDDFLAEATPETKLATIREHQAAGRLVAMTGDGTNDAPALAQADVAVAMNTGTQAAKEAGNMVDLDSNPTKLIEIVEIGKQMLMTRGSLTTFSIANDVAKYFAIIPAAFATTYPQLNALNVMHLATPSSAIMSAVIFNALIIVLLIPLALKGVRYRALGAASLLRRNLLVYGLGGILVPFVGIKLIDIVLAAFGWV is encoded by the coding sequence ATGAATCAACATTCCGCTACGCGATCCATGTTCGACCCGGCGCTGGTGCGCCCGGCGATCGTGGATTCGTTCAAGAAACTCACGCCGCGCACGCAGTTCCGCAACCCGGTGATGTTCTGCGTGTACGCCGGCAGCATCCTGACCACGATCCTGTGGATCGCCGCGCTGGCCGGCCAGGCCGAGGCGCCCGCGGGCTTCATCCTCGCGGTCGCGCTGTGGCTGTGGTTCACCGTGCTGTTCGCGAACTTCGCCGAGGCGCTCGCGGAAGGGCGCTCGAAGGCGCAGGCCGCCTCGCTGCGCAGCGCGAAGAAGGATGTGATGGCGAAGAAGCTCAACGAGCCGCATCCGAAATCGCCGATCCGCATCACCACCGCGAGCGACCTGCGCAAGGGCGACGTGGTGCTGGTCGAGGCCGGCGATACGATCCCGGCCGACGGCGAGGTGATCGAGGGCGTCGCGTCGGTCGACGAATCGGCGATCACCGGCGAATCCGCGCCGGTGATCCGCGAGTCGGGCGGCGACTTCTCGTCGGTCACGGGCGGCACGCGCGTGCTGTCCGACTGGATCGTGGTGAAGGTCACGGCGAACCCGGGCGAGGCCTTCCTCGACCGCATGATCGCGATGGTCGAGGGCGCGAAGCGCCAGAAGACGCCGAATGAGATCGCGCTGACCATCCTGCTCGTCGCGCTGACCATCGTGATGCTGCTCGCGACCGCGACGCTGCTGCCGTTTTCGATGTTCTCGGTCGAGGCGATGAAGGCGGGCCACGTGGTGACCATCACCGCGCTCGTCGCGCTGCTGGTGTGCCTGATCCCGACCACGATCGGCGGGTTGCTGTCCGCGATCGGCGTGGCCGGCATGAGCCGCATGATGCAGGCCAACGTGATCGCCACCTCGGGCCGCGCGGTCGAGGCGGCGGGCGACGTCGACGTGCTGCTGCTCGACAAGACCGGCACGATCACGCTCGGCAACCGCCAGGCCTCGCTGTTCGTGCCGGCGCCGGGGGTGACGGAGGAGGCGCTGGCCGATGCGGCGCAGTTGTCGTCGCTCGCCGACGAGACGCCGGAAGGCCGCAGCATCGTGGTGCTCGCGAAGGAGCGCTTCAACATCCGCCAGCGCGACATGGGCGCGCTGCACGCGACCTTCCTCGGCTTCTCCGCGCAGACCCGCATGAGCGGCGTCGATCTACCCGGCCGCGAGATCCGCAAGGGCGCGGCCGATGCGATCAAGCGCTACGTCGAGAGCCACGGCGGTCGTTTCCCGGACGAAGTGCGGCGCGCGGTCGACGACGTCGCGCGGCGCGGCAGCACGCCGCTCGTGGTGGCCGACCTGCAGACGGGCGACGCGGGCCACGGTGCGCGCGTGCTCGGCGTGATCGAGCTGAAGGACATCGTGAAGGGCGGCATCAAGGAACGTTTCGCCGAGCTGCGCAAGATGGGCATCAAGACCGTGATGGTGACGGGCGACAACCGCCTGACCGCCGCCGCGATCGCCGCCGAGGCCGGGGTCGACGACTTCCTGGCCGAGGCCACGCCGGAGACCAAGCTCGCGACGATCCGCGAGCATCAGGCGGCGGGGCGGCTCGTCGCGATGACGGGCGACGGCACCAACGACGCGCCGGCGCTCGCGCAGGCGGACGTCGCGGTGGCGATGAACACCGGCACGCAGGCGGCGAAGGAGGCGGGCAACATGGTCGATCTCGACTCGAACCCGACCAAGCTGATCGAGATCGTCGAGATCGGCAAGCAGATGCTGATGACGCGCGGCTCGCTGACCACGTTCTCGATCGCGAACGACGTCGCGAAGTATTTCGCGATCATTCCGGCCGCGTTCGCGACGACCTATCCGCAGCTGAACGCGCTCAACGTGATGCATCTGGCGACGCCGTCGTCCGCGATCATGTCGGCGGTGATCTTCAACGCGCTGATCATCGTGCTGCTGATTCCGCTCGCGCTCAAGGGCGTGCGCTATCGCGCGCTCGGCGCCGCGTCGCTGCTGCGCCGCAATCTGCTGGTCTACGGGCTCGGCGGGATCCTGGTGCCGTTCGTCGGCATCAAGCTGATCGACATCGTGCTCGCCGCTTTCGGCTGGGTTTAA
- the kdpA gene encoding potassium-transporting ATPase subunit KdpA: MNANNLFQAALFVVILLAAAVPVAGYLTRVMEGASRVNRVFGPLERALYRVAGVDPQAEMTWKQYAVATIAFNVLGVLFLYGLLRVQGGLPGNPQQFGAMTVDGAFNTAISFVTNTNWQDYTPEQTVSYLTQMLGFTVQNFLSAATGIVVVIALIRGFARHTARTIGNFWIDVTRVTLYVLVPMAAVVAALLMSQGVIQNLKSYQDVPTLQTTTYAAPKLDAQGNPVKDAQGNPVTVPTQVKSQTLAMGPVASQEAIKMLGTNGGGFFNGNSAHPYENPTPFSNFLQIFSILIIPAALCIVFGRMIGDRRQGIAVLAAMTVALVVAIGIEVSAEQGGTPVLSALHVDQSASALQAGGNMEGKETRFGIAQTGIFVVATTAASCGAVNAMHDSLTPVGGLVPMLLMQLGEVIFGGVGSGLYGMLVFALLAVFVAGLMIGRTPEYVGKKIESYEMKMVSIVVLLTPMLVLVGTSVAVLSAAGKAGIANPGPHGFSEILYAFSSAANNNGSAFAGLTVGTPFYNWMTAIAMWFGRFGTIIPVLAIAGSLAAKKRIAATGGTMPTHGPLFVVLLLGTVLLVGALTYVPALALGPGVEHLMLFTGGGQ, translated from the coding sequence ATGAATGCGAACAATCTGTTCCAGGCGGCGCTGTTCGTCGTGATCCTGCTGGCCGCCGCGGTGCCGGTGGCCGGTTACCTGACGCGCGTGATGGAAGGCGCGTCGCGCGTGAACCGCGTGTTCGGTCCGCTCGAACGCGCGCTCTATCGGGTCGCGGGCGTCGATCCGCAGGCGGAGATGACGTGGAAGCAGTACGCGGTCGCGACGATCGCGTTCAACGTGCTCGGCGTGCTGTTCCTCTATGGGCTGCTGCGCGTGCAGGGCGGGCTGCCCGGCAACCCGCAGCAGTTCGGCGCGATGACGGTCGACGGTGCGTTCAACACCGCGATCAGCTTCGTCACCAACACCAACTGGCAGGACTACACGCCCGAGCAGACGGTCAGCTACCTGACGCAGATGCTCGGTTTCACGGTGCAGAACTTCCTGTCGGCCGCGACCGGGATCGTCGTCGTGATCGCGCTGATCCGCGGTTTCGCGCGTCATACCGCGCGCACCATCGGCAACTTCTGGATCGACGTCACGCGCGTCACGCTGTACGTGCTGGTGCCGATGGCGGCCGTGGTCGCCGCGCTGCTGATGAGCCAGGGCGTGATCCAGAACCTGAAGTCCTACCAGGACGTGCCGACCCTGCAGACCACCACCTACGCGGCGCCGAAGCTCGACGCGCAGGGCAACCCGGTCAAGGACGCGCAGGGCAATCCGGTCACGGTGCCGACCCAGGTGAAGTCGCAGACGCTCGCGATGGGGCCGGTCGCCTCGCAGGAAGCGATCAAGATGCTCGGCACCAACGGCGGCGGCTTCTTCAACGGCAACTCGGCGCATCCGTATGAAAACCCGACGCCGTTCTCGAATTTCCTGCAGATCTTCTCGATCCTGATCATCCCGGCCGCGCTGTGCATCGTGTTCGGCCGCATGATCGGCGATCGCCGCCAGGGCATCGCGGTGCTCGCGGCGATGACGGTCGCGCTCGTGGTCGCGATCGGCATCGAGGTGAGCGCGGAGCAGGGCGGCACCCCGGTTCTGAGCGCGCTGCACGTCGACCAGTCGGCGAGCGCGCTGCAGGCGGGCGGCAACATGGAAGGCAAGGAAACCCGCTTTGGCATCGCGCAGACGGGGATCTTCGTGGTCGCGACCACGGCCGCGTCGTGCGGCGCGGTGAACGCGATGCACGATTCGCTGACGCCCGTCGGCGGGCTCGTGCCGATGCTGCTGATGCAGCTGGGCGAGGTGATCTTCGGCGGCGTCGGGTCCGGCCTCTACGGGATGCTGGTGTTCGCGCTGCTCGCGGTGTTCGTCGCGGGCCTCATGATCGGCCGCACACCCGAGTACGTCGGCAAGAAGATCGAGTCCTACGAGATGAAGATGGTGTCGATCGTCGTGCTGCTGACGCCGATGCTCGTGCTGGTCGGCACCTCGGTCGCGGTGCTCAGCGCCGCCGGCAAGGCGGGTATCGCGAACCCCGGCCCGCACGGCTTCTCGGAGATCCTGTACGCGTTCAGCTCGGCCGCGAACAACAACGGCAGCGCGTTCGCGGGCCTGACCGTGGGCACGCCGTTCTACAACTGGATGACCGCGATCGCGATGTGGTTCGGCCGCTTCGGCACGATCATCCCGGTGCTCGCGATCGCCGGCTCGCTTGCCGCGAAGAAGCGGATCGCCGCGACGGGCGGCACGATGCCGACCCACGGGCCGCTGTTCGTCGTGCTGCTGCTCGGCACGGTGCTGCTGGTGGGCGCGCTGACCTACGTGCCGGCGCTGGCGCTCGGCCCGGGCGTCGAGCATCTGATGCTGTTCACCGGCGGCGGCCAGTAA
- the kdpF gene encoding K(+)-transporting ATPase subunit F, with protein MSWMLWLAGASTALLFAYLVYALLRAEDIE; from the coding sequence ATGAGCTGGATGCTGTGGTTGGCCGGGGCGTCCACCGCCCTGTTGTTCGCATACCTCGTCTATGCGCTGCTGCGCGCGGAGGACATCGAATGA
- a CDS encoding quinone oxidoreductase family protein: MPKAIRYDQPGGPDVMKWVDVEVGEPQAGEVRVKHHAVGLNYIDVYFRTGLYPQPLPGGLGMEAAGEVTAVGAGVAALRPGDRVAYVTQPPGAYAQERVVPAEKLVKLPDAISYDDAASVMLQGLTAHYLLRRTYPVKAGDTILIHAAAGGVGLLVCQWAKALGATVIGTVGSDEKAELAKAHGCDHPIVYTRENFTQRVRELTNGAGVPVVYDSIGKDTYVGSLDSLAPLGYFVSFGNASGPLPPIDSKEFASRGSLFFTRPTLFSYIGKRADLERNAAELFDVLGSGQVATSIRQRYPLAEVARAHEDLEARRTTGSTILVP, encoded by the coding sequence ATGCCGAAAGCAATCCGCTATGACCAGCCGGGCGGTCCGGACGTGATGAAGTGGGTCGACGTCGAGGTCGGCGAGCCGCAGGCCGGCGAGGTGCGCGTGAAGCACCACGCGGTCGGTCTCAACTACATCGACGTTTATTTCCGCACCGGGCTCTATCCGCAGCCGCTGCCCGGCGGCCTCGGGATGGAGGCGGCGGGCGAAGTGACGGCGGTCGGCGCGGGCGTCGCCGCGCTGCGCCCGGGCGATCGCGTCGCCTACGTGACCCAGCCGCCCGGCGCGTATGCGCAGGAGCGCGTGGTGCCCGCCGAGAAGCTCGTCAAGCTGCCCGACGCGATCAGCTACGACGATGCGGCGTCGGTGATGCTGCAAGGCCTGACCGCGCACTACCTGCTGCGCCGCACCTATCCGGTGAAGGCGGGCGACACGATCCTGATCCACGCGGCCGCGGGCGGCGTCGGGCTGCTCGTCTGCCAATGGGCGAAGGCGCTCGGCGCGACGGTGATCGGCACGGTCGGCTCGGACGAGAAGGCGGAACTGGCGAAGGCGCACGGCTGCGACCATCCGATCGTCTACACGCGCGAGAACTTCACGCAGCGCGTGCGCGAGCTGACGAACGGCGCGGGCGTGCCGGTGGTCTACGACTCGATCGGCAAGGACACCTACGTCGGCTCGCTCGACAGCCTCGCGCCGCTCGGCTACTTCGTGAGCTTCGGCAACGCCTCCGGCCCGCTGCCGCCGATCGACTCGAAGGAGTTCGCGTCGCGCGGCTCGCTGTTCTTCACGCGCCCGACGCTGTTCTCGTACATCGGCAAGCGCGCCGATCTCGAACGCAACGCGGCCGAGCTGTTCGACGTGCTCGGTTCGGGCCAGGTCGCGACCAGCATCCGCCAGCGCTATCCGCTCGCCGAGGTCGCGCGCGCGCACGAGGATCTCGAAGCGCGCCGCACCACGGGCTCGACCATCCTGGTTCCCTGA
- a CDS encoding SDR family oxidoreductase produces MDLGIAGRTALVCAASKGLGRGCAQALAAEGAKLVIVARTPDTLEAAAEAIRAGTGAAVTAVACDITTPEGRAQALAACPQPDILVTNAGGPPPGDFRHFSRDDWIRALDANMLTPIELIRATIDGMIGRRFGRIVNITSSAVKAPIDVLALSNGARSGLTGFVAGLSRKVAEHNVTINNLLPGLFDTDRITTTLEASARESGVDLDTMRARRVQGIPARRLGQPDEFGAACAFLCSAHAGYITGQNWLLDGGAYPGTF; encoded by the coding sequence ATGGATCTTGGCATCGCAGGACGGACCGCGCTGGTGTGCGCGGCCAGCAAGGGGCTCGGGCGCGGCTGCGCGCAGGCGCTCGCGGCCGAGGGCGCGAAGCTCGTGATCGTGGCGCGCACGCCGGACACGCTCGAGGCGGCCGCCGAGGCGATCCGCGCGGGCACCGGCGCGGCGGTGACGGCCGTCGCCTGCGACATCACGACGCCGGAGGGGCGGGCGCAGGCGCTGGCCGCGTGTCCGCAGCCGGACATCCTGGTGACCAACGCGGGCGGGCCGCCGCCGGGCGATTTCCGCCATTTTTCCCGCGACGACTGGATCCGCGCGCTCGACGCGAACATGCTGACGCCGATCGAGCTGATCCGCGCGACGATCGACGGGATGATCGGGCGGCGCTTCGGCCGGATCGTCAACATCACGAGTTCGGCCGTGAAGGCGCCGATCGACGTGCTCGCGCTGTCGAACGGCGCGCGTTCGGGGCTGACGGGCTTCGTCGCGGGGCTCTCGCGCAAGGTGGCCGAGCACAACGTGACGATCAACAACCTGCTGCCGGGCCTGTTCGACACCGACCGGATCACGACCACGCTCGAGGCGTCGGCGCGCGAGAGCGGGGTCGACCTCGACACGATGCGCGCGCGGCGCGTGCAGGGCATTCCGGCGCGGCGGCTCGGGCAGCCGGACGAGTTCGGCGCGGCCTGCGCGTTCCTGTGCAGCGCGCACGCGGGCTACATCACCGGGCAGAACTGGCTGCTCGACGGCGGCGCGTATCCCGGCACGTTCTGA
- the upp gene encoding uracil phosphoribosyltransferase, which translates to MKQDSRFPNLFILDHPLIQHKLTHMRDKDTSTRTFRELLREITLLMGYEITRNLPITTKRVETPLVEIDAPVIAGKKLAIVPVLRAGVGMSDGLLDLVPSARVGHIGVYRADDHRPVEYLVRLPDLEDRVFILCDPMVATGYSAAYAVDVLKRRNVPGERIMFLALVAAPEGVKVFQDAHPDVKLYVGSLDSHLDEHAYIVPGLGDAGDRLFGTKN; encoded by the coding sequence ATGAAACAGGACAGCCGTTTCCCCAATCTCTTCATCCTCGACCACCCGCTGATCCAGCACAAGCTCACCCACATGCGCGACAAGGACACGTCGACGCGCACGTTCCGCGAGTTGCTGCGCGAGATCACGCTGCTGATGGGCTACGAGATCACCCGCAACCTGCCGATCACGACCAAGCGGGTCGAAACCCCGCTGGTCGAGATCGACGCGCCCGTGATCGCGGGCAAGAAGCTCGCGATCGTGCCGGTGCTGCGCGCCGGCGTCGGCATGTCGGACGGCCTGCTCGACCTCGTGCCGTCGGCCCGGGTCGGCCACATCGGCGTGTACCGCGCCGACGATCACCGCCCGGTCGAGTACCTGGTGCGCCTGCCGGACCTGGAAGACCGCGTGTTCATCCTGTGCGACCCGATGGTCGCGACCGGCTACTCGGCCGCCTACGCGGTCGACGTGCTCAAGCGCCGCAACGTGCCCGGCGAGCGGATCATGTTCCTCGCGCTGGTCGCCGCGCCCGAGGGCGTGAAGGTGTTCCAGGACGCGCATCCGGACGTGAAGCTGTACGTCGGCTCGCTCGACTCGCACCTCGACGAGCACGCCTACATCGTGCCGGGCCTCGGCGACGCCGGCGACCGCCTGTTCGGCACCAAGAACTGA